One window of the Chitinophaga niabensis genome contains the following:
- a CDS encoding protein-L-isoaspartate(D-aspartate) O-methyltransferase: MRRYEDNYKQKGLRKQLVDNIRQKGITDENVLAAINNIPRHYFLDTAFEGIAYEDRAFPIGEGQTISQPYTVAYQTQLLDVKPFEKVLEIGTGSAYQACVLGELKVNLYTIERQKKLFDLVKTFPYKSKYPTIKFFYGDGYEGLPTYAPFDKILVTAAAPAIPEKLLKQLKVGGKMVIPVGAQDIQRMLRITKTGEDEFQEEVFDDFSFVPMLSGKKG; encoded by the coding sequence ATGAGGCGGTACGAAGATAATTATAAGCAAAAAGGATTACGCAAACAATTGGTAGACAATATCAGGCAGAAAGGAATTACGGACGAAAACGTATTGGCGGCCATTAACAACATCCCACGGCATTACTTCCTGGATACAGCTTTTGAGGGAATTGCCTATGAAGACAGGGCTTTTCCCATCGGAGAAGGGCAAACCATTTCACAGCCCTATACTGTAGCGTATCAAACCCAGTTGTTAGACGTTAAACCATTTGAAAAGGTGCTGGAGATAGGCACCGGCAGCGCTTACCAGGCATGTGTACTGGGAGAGCTGAAAGTAAACCTGTACACTATCGAAAGACAAAAGAAACTGTTTGATCTTGTAAAAACATTTCCTTACAAATCAAAGTATCCTACCATCAAGTTCTTTTATGGGGACGGTTATGAGGGATTACCCACCTATGCACCTTTCGATAAGATATTGGTGACAGCGGCAGCGCCTGCTATTCCGGAGAAGTTGTTGAAACAGTTAAAAGTGGGAGGGAAGATGGTGATCCCTGTGGGCGCGCAGGACATACAAAGGATGCTGCGCATCACCAAAACCGGAGAAGATGAATTCCAGGAAGAAGTATTTGATGATTTTTCTTTTGTTCCCATGCTCAGCGGTAAAAAAGGCTAA
- a CDS encoding HEAT repeat domain-containing protein, which produces MAFYDLSKEERSALVRQMEAVIEKAVQTSQLQSLLLYAADEDTYIRKNAYQALGKIYPAQPAAVLQAITTLVQHPEAKVRQTAINAAGEIGRHDFSAVRAYMDQGLTDAHHSVRNAVIGSVKKMGEKNPVPVLAWAKGYLQHPDKEIRREICHGIELRGRTHPQDILPLLKTLQFDKTARVRNTLVHVLGQIAYKKGCLETVTADLKTWENTELVKAALDEIADVHERYKDFAVKTQEEAIAYMAKHFGDI; this is translated from the coding sequence ATGGCGTTTTACGATCTGTCCAAAGAAGAAAGGTCCGCATTGGTCCGGCAAATGGAAGCCGTAATAGAAAAGGCAGTGCAAACCAGCCAATTACAATCGCTGTTATTATACGCGGCAGACGAGGATACTTATATCCGCAAAAATGCCTACCAGGCATTAGGTAAAATATACCCCGCCCAACCTGCGGCCGTATTGCAGGCCATTACAACCCTTGTACAGCACCCGGAAGCCAAAGTGAGGCAAACAGCCATTAATGCCGCCGGAGAGATAGGACGGCATGATTTTAGTGCTGTTCGCGCCTACATGGACCAGGGCCTCACAGATGCTCACCATAGCGTGCGTAATGCAGTGATCGGGTCTGTAAAGAAGATGGGGGAAAAGAACCCGGTGCCGGTATTAGCATGGGCAAAAGGATACCTGCAACATCCGGATAAAGAGATCCGCCGGGAAATATGCCACGGCATTGAGCTAAGAGGGCGTACACACCCGCAGGACATCCTCCCCCTTCTCAAAACCCTGCAGTTCGACAAAACAGCCCGCGTCAGGAATACCCTGGTACACGTGCTGGGGCAGATAGCCTATAAGAAAGGCTGCCTTGAAACCGTAACCGCAGACCTTAAGACCTGGGAGAACACGGAACTGGTAAAGGCTGCGCTGGATGAAATAGCGGATGTACATGAACGTTACAAGGATTTTGCCGTTAAAACACAGGAAGAGGCCATTGCCTATATGGCCAAACATTTCGGGGATATTTAA
- a CDS encoding family 78 glycoside hydrolase catalytic domain, with protein MMKYFLAVLGMFQACHLFGQATNLQCEYRKDPLGITSAAPRLSWELNSPTQQAYQVFVSDDPAVREGNIWNSGKVQSNATIQIVYKGKKLDPAKVYYWKVKTWDAQGIAAGWSNTASWQMGLINQADWLQARWIGYESMPDTSLIIPAAHGAGKKEWGPGKSILPLLRKEFNISKPLKRATMFISGLGHFDMSLNGEKVGDHFLDPGWTQYSKEALYITFDLTAQLKQGKNALGIMLGNGFYHIPRERYRKLTGSYGYPKMICRMLLQYEDGSTENIVSGTDWKATPGPITYSSIYGGESYDARLEKQGWNLPGYNDSDWKAAVPVSGSPHLASQTMDPLKVTDILPTKKITHPTANIWIYDVAQNASGIPRIKVKGKSGDQVKIIPGELLDDSGKVTQQASGGPMYYTYIIKGTEAETWQPQFTYYGYRYLQIEGAVPANENNPSQLPVLLAADGLHTRHAAASAGYFSCSSELFNNIHHLIDWAIRSNLASVLTDCPHREKLGWLEEVHLMGNSIRYNYQVPALLNKITNDMRGAQTADGLVPDIAPEYVEFHGGFRNSAEWGSASVLVPWDMYRWYGDKRALEENYSMMVRYLEFLGKNAAKDSLKRGLGDWFDIGPKGVGESQNTPIALTAFATYYHDLQVMIATAKVLGKQQDVVKYEQISASVKKYFNDTWLDKTTGQYATGSQTSNAMALYMDLVPSAQKETVLQHIIDDIVKRDNSLTTGEIGFGYLLRLLNNANRSDLIYTMNNRKDVPGYGFQLANGATALTESWQAYRFVSNNHLMLGHLMEWFYSGLAGIGQEPGSIAFKKILIRPQPVGDITFAKAGYHSPYGLIKSEWHKSDSTFDLTVQIPPNTSATICLPAIGKGKVMGNNALRFIKKEKGMLIYEAGPGSHHLSLR; from the coding sequence GCTACAAACCTGCAATGCGAATACCGTAAGGACCCCTTAGGCATTACCTCCGCTGCCCCACGTTTATCCTGGGAACTTAATTCACCAACACAGCAGGCTTACCAGGTGTTTGTATCAGACGACCCTGCTGTACGGGAAGGTAACATCTGGAATTCCGGTAAAGTACAAAGCAATGCAACTATTCAGATCGTATACAAAGGCAAAAAGCTGGACCCCGCAAAAGTATATTACTGGAAAGTAAAAACATGGGATGCGCAGGGAATCGCTGCCGGCTGGAGCAATACCGCTTCCTGGCAGATGGGGCTCATTAACCAGGCAGACTGGCTGCAGGCGCGCTGGATAGGTTATGAATCCATGCCGGACACCTCCCTGATCATACCGGCGGCACATGGTGCAGGCAAAAAGGAATGGGGACCAGGGAAAAGTATACTTCCACTTCTCCGCAAAGAATTCAATATTTCAAAACCACTTAAACGTGCCACCATGTTCATTTCAGGGCTGGGGCACTTTGATATGAGCCTGAACGGTGAAAAGGTAGGCGACCATTTCCTTGATCCGGGCTGGACGCAATATAGTAAAGAAGCATTGTACATCACCTTCGATCTGACTGCTCAGCTCAAACAGGGAAAGAACGCTTTAGGCATTATGCTGGGCAATGGCTTCTATCATATACCAAGAGAAAGATACCGCAAGCTCACCGGCTCCTACGGCTATCCAAAAATGATCTGCAGAATGTTGCTGCAATATGAAGATGGCAGCACAGAAAATATTGTCAGCGGAACCGACTGGAAAGCAACACCGGGACCCATCACCTATTCCAGCATTTATGGTGGTGAAAGTTATGATGCACGCCTTGAAAAACAAGGATGGAACCTTCCCGGATACAATGACAGTGACTGGAAGGCTGCAGTGCCGGTGAGTGGCTCCCCGCACCTGGCCAGCCAAACCATGGACCCGCTGAAAGTAACAGACATCCTCCCCACTAAAAAGATCACACATCCCACAGCCAATATATGGATCTATGATGTAGCACAAAATGCATCCGGTATTCCACGCATTAAAGTGAAAGGCAAAAGCGGAGATCAGGTAAAGATCATACCCGGCGAATTGCTGGACGATAGCGGAAAGGTTACCCAGCAGGCTTCCGGTGGCCCCATGTATTACACCTATATCATCAAAGGAACGGAAGCAGAAACCTGGCAACCACAATTCACTTATTACGGATACCGTTACCTGCAGATAGAAGGTGCTGTTCCTGCCAATGAAAACAATCCATCACAATTGCCGGTGCTGCTGGCAGCAGATGGTTTGCACACCCGCCATGCAGCAGCTTCCGCAGGATATTTCAGTTGCTCCAGTGAACTGTTCAATAATATCCATCATCTCATAGACTGGGCTATCCGCAGCAACCTGGCCAGTGTATTAACAGATTGCCCGCACCGCGAAAAACTCGGCTGGCTGGAAGAAGTACACCTGATGGGAAATTCTATCCGGTATAATTACCAGGTACCTGCATTACTGAATAAGATAACAAATGATATGCGCGGTGCGCAAACCGCAGATGGCCTTGTGCCGGACATTGCTCCGGAATATGTAGAATTCCATGGCGGCTTCCGTAATTCTGCTGAATGGGGCAGCGCTTCCGTATTAGTGCCGTGGGACATGTATCGCTGGTATGGAGATAAACGGGCACTGGAAGAGAATTACAGCATGATGGTACGCTACCTGGAATTCCTGGGGAAAAATGCAGCGAAAGATTCCCTGAAACGCGGCCTCGGTGATTGGTTCGACATCGGGCCTAAAGGTGTGGGCGAATCACAGAACACTCCCATTGCATTGACCGCATTCGCCACCTATTATCACGACCTGCAGGTGATGATAGCCACGGCTAAAGTATTAGGTAAACAACAGGATGTAGTGAAGTATGAACAGATCAGTGCCTCCGTTAAAAAGTATTTTAATGATACCTGGCTGGATAAAACCACAGGGCAGTATGCCACCGGCAGTCAAACATCCAATGCCATGGCACTGTATATGGACCTTGTACCATCTGCGCAGAAAGAAACCGTACTGCAGCATATCATCGATGATATCGTTAAAAGAGATAACAGTTTAACCACCGGTGAAATAGGATTCGGTTACCTGCTGCGTTTGCTGAACAACGCCAACCGCTCAGATCTGATCTACACCATGAATAACCGCAAGGATGTGCCCGGTTATGGATTTCAATTAGCAAATGGAGCTACTGCGCTTACAGAATCCTGGCAGGCATACCGTTTTGTTTCCAACAACCACCTGATGCTCGGGCACCTGATGGAATGGTTCTACAGCGGCCTTGCGGGAATAGGCCAGGAACCAGGCAGCATTGCATTCAAAAAGATCCTGATACGCCCGCAACCGGTTGGCGATATCACCTTTGCCAAGGCAGGTTATCATTCCCCATATGGCCTCATTAAAAGCGAATGGCATAAAAGTGACAGCACTTTTGACCTTACCGTACAAATTCCCCCTAACACCTCCGCAACTATCTGTTTGCCTGCTATCGGAAAAGGAAAGGTAATGGGAAACAATGCATTACGGTTCATAAAGAAAGAAAAAGGTATGCTGATCTATGAAGCAGGACCCGGTAGTCACCACCTCTCCCTGCGGTAG
- a CDS encoding right-handed parallel beta-helix repeat-containing protein: MLLLALTLILTFSNCSKTSSIEEVRDETGTPENPAPPVDPNAKQYTLVPDKEGRLVIDNKDGLYQPGDILNLKGTFYAVIFYNLSGSASKPIVVRNAPGTVVKIGNPAWDGGSWSTALSFVNSHHIKVGGSTAAEFVINGSTKASRNAYFNLSLSAHSDNFDIGFITIINGGTGIWAKTDPVKNDASTHYPNSYMENLSIHDVSVTGTYNEAMYIGHTATYWNLSTNQSVYELAPGQVPGGDLVQPIKWRKVKIYNNKVKDIGADGIQTAAIDQLEVSNNDVTNWGLQHNPSHSGGLLIGGRVTASNVHDNVIHDGWGDLCQFFGSGETGAQHTITNNLFRDNTANDGVTFRGTDDAVIKFTNNTVARPFGVALRINGLLGQKARQLISANAFIQPRTGGGVVDDRAYIYTENGGQVTEGTGTSINTKFPTIAAAGVDVNNYFQPLPGSALLSTGFRLKAF, from the coding sequence ATGTTGCTTTTAGCACTTACACTCATACTGACATTTTCCAATTGTAGCAAAACGAGTTCTATTGAAGAAGTAAGAGATGAAACAGGTACCCCGGAAAATCCCGCACCGCCCGTAGATCCAAACGCCAAACAGTACACCCTTGTACCTGATAAAGAAGGCAGACTGGTAATAGATAATAAGGATGGCCTTTATCAACCTGGAGATATCCTTAACCTGAAAGGAACCTTCTATGCTGTTATCTTCTACAATCTGAGTGGAAGTGCCAGTAAACCAATTGTAGTGCGCAATGCACCTGGCACAGTGGTTAAAATAGGAAACCCCGCCTGGGATGGCGGTTCCTGGTCCACTGCCCTGAGCTTTGTGAATTCTCACCACATAAAAGTGGGAGGTTCAACCGCTGCTGAATTTGTTATCAACGGTTCTACCAAAGCCAGCCGCAACGCCTACTTCAATCTTTCCTTAAGTGCGCATTCCGATAATTTTGATATTGGTTTCATCACCATTATCAACGGAGGTACTGGTATATGGGCAAAAACAGATCCTGTGAAAAATGATGCCAGCACACATTATCCGAATAGCTATATGGAAAACCTCTCCATCCATGATGTGTCTGTTACCGGTACTTACAACGAAGCGATGTACATCGGCCATACTGCCACTTACTGGAACCTGAGCACCAATCAGTCCGTTTACGAACTGGCTCCCGGCCAGGTACCAGGCGGAGACCTGGTGCAACCCATCAAATGGCGTAAGGTGAAGATCTATAACAATAAAGTGAAAGACATTGGCGCGGATGGTATACAAACCGCAGCGATCGATCAGCTGGAAGTATCCAACAACGATGTTACCAACTGGGGCCTGCAGCACAATCCATCTCACAGCGGCGGGTTGTTGATCGGCGGAAGGGTGACTGCCTCTAATGTGCACGACAATGTGATACATGATGGCTGGGGCGATCTTTGCCAGTTCTTTGGATCAGGAGAAACCGGCGCACAGCATACCATCACCAATAATCTTTTCCGCGATAACACGGCAAACGATGGCGTTACTTTCCGTGGAACAGATGATGCCGTGATTAAGTTCACCAACAATACCGTAGCACGTCCTTTTGGTGTGGCATTGCGCATCAACGGGCTCCTGGGTCAGAAAGCCAGACAGCTCATCAGCGCCAACGCATTCATTCAACCCCGCACAGGCGGCGGTGTGGTGGATGACCGCGCTTATATCTATACTGAAAATGGCGGGCAGGTAACGGAAGGAACAGGCACAAGCATCAACACTAAATTTCCCACTATCGCAGCAGCGGGTGTGGATGTAAATAATTACTTTCAGCCATTACCCGGCTCTGCATTATTAAGTACCGGGTTCAGGTTAAAAGCTTTCTAA
- a CDS encoding phospho-sugar mutase — MDANILSKVEQWLNGGFDEETVATILQLQKENPDELTDAFYRNLEFGTGGLRGIMGVGTNRMNKYTVGMATQGFANYLKNSFTGEIKMAIAHDSRNNSRFFAEVTANVMAANGIKVYLFEALRPTPELSFAIRHLKCQAGVVLTASHNPREYNGYKAYWDDGAQLVPPHDKNVITEVDKIASIGDVKWTGWSENIHPIGKEIDEAYMQMLKGLSVYPEVIAAQHDLRIVYTPIHGTGITLVPEVLQRFGFTNVHVVEEQSKPDGNFPTVVYPNPEESEAMSIGLKKAAALNADILLGTDPDSDRVGIAVKDHTGKWILLNGNQTAVLLFNYIVEGRKRKGLTQPNDYICKTIVTSDLIDVFAASNEIRCYNTLTGFKWIADLIHQKEGKENFICGGEESYGYMIGDNVRDKDAIASVAMICEMAAYAKNEGRSLFEQLIDIYIRYGFYKESLISITKKGMKGAEEIAEMMTAYRNNPPVIINGQPVVKLFDYQLQHVTNLSSGEKTPLDLPRSNVLQFLLADGSRISARPSGTEPKIKFYFSVHENLESVADLERVEQILDSKVTNIIHDMKLG; from the coding sequence ATGGACGCAAACATTTTAAGCAAAGTAGAGCAATGGCTCAATGGCGGTTTCGATGAAGAAACAGTAGCCACCATCCTCCAACTCCAAAAAGAAAACCCGGACGAACTCACCGATGCATTTTATCGAAACCTCGAATTCGGCACTGGCGGCCTCCGTGGCATTATGGGCGTAGGTACCAACCGGATGAATAAATATACCGTAGGTATGGCCACCCAGGGTTTTGCCAATTATCTGAAAAACTCCTTCACGGGAGAGATTAAGATGGCAATTGCACATGACAGCCGCAATAACAGCCGCTTCTTTGCTGAAGTGACGGCCAATGTAATGGCCGCCAACGGCATCAAAGTATATCTCTTTGAAGCCCTCCGCCCCACACCGGAACTGTCCTTCGCCATCCGCCATCTCAAATGCCAGGCAGGCGTAGTGCTCACTGCTTCCCATAATCCCCGGGAATACAACGGGTATAAAGCTTACTGGGATGATGGTGCACAACTTGTACCACCGCACGACAAAAACGTGATCACGGAAGTGGATAAGATCGCCAGCATCGGCGATGTGAAGTGGACAGGCTGGTCTGAGAACATCCATCCTATCGGAAAAGAAATAGACGAAGCCTACATGCAAATGCTGAAAGGCCTCAGCGTATATCCAGAAGTGATCGCAGCACAACACGATCTCAGGATAGTGTATACACCTATCCATGGTACGGGCATTACCCTGGTACCCGAGGTGCTGCAACGTTTCGGTTTCACCAATGTACATGTGGTGGAAGAGCAATCCAAACCGGATGGTAACTTCCCTACTGTAGTATATCCTAACCCCGAGGAATCAGAAGCTATGAGCATCGGCCTCAAAAAAGCCGCTGCACTGAACGCAGACATACTCCTGGGAACAGACCCTGATTCTGATCGTGTAGGGATTGCCGTTAAAGACCATACCGGCAAATGGATCTTACTGAATGGTAACCAAACCGCCGTACTGCTCTTCAACTACATCGTAGAAGGCCGCAAACGTAAAGGTTTAACACAGCCGAATGATTACATCTGCAAAACCATCGTAACATCAGACCTGATAGATGTATTTGCAGCCAGCAATGAGATAAGGTGCTACAACACCCTCACCGGTTTCAAATGGATCGCAGACCTTATCCATCAGAAAGAAGGAAAAGAAAACTTCATTTGCGGCGGAGAAGAATCTTATGGTTATATGATCGGTGATAATGTACGGGATAAAGATGCCATCGCTTCCGTTGCCATGATCTGCGAAATGGCAGCCTATGCAAAGAACGAAGGCAGAAGCCTCTTTGAACAACTGATCGATATTTATATTCGCTACGGTTTCTACAAAGAGTCCCTCATTTCCATCACAAAGAAAGGTATGAAAGGTGCAGAAGAGATCGCAGAAATGATGACTGCCTACCGCAACAATCCGCCTGTTATCATCAACGGCCAGCCTGTAGTGAAATTGTTCGACTACCAATTACAGCATGTAACAAACCTGAGCTCAGGAGAAAAAACACCGCTGGATCTGCCCAGATCCAATGTATTACAATTCCTCCTGGCAGACGGCAGCCGTATATCCGCCCGCCCTTCCGGCACGGAACCCAAGATCAAATTCTACTTCAGCGTGCATGAAAACCTGGAAAGCGTGGCAGACCTGGAGAGAGTAGAACAGATCCTGGACAGTAAAGTAACCAACATTATTCACGACATGAAGCTTGGATGA